A part of Salvelinus alpinus chromosome 5, SLU_Salpinus.1, whole genome shotgun sequence genomic DNA contains:
- the LOC139575223 gene encoding uncharacterized protein, which translates to MGEMSMDKSSCPCSQPVRAKGLGPMVVGLIKRYADAGVTTPSILYVNRDCCGASHIQKMFAAWPQLKIKLDMWHFMRRIAVGCNTDSHQLYATFMNRLSQCIFQYDQDDLKSLKDAKRKELEAKLMGPLDVDVMRNITRSELALHCRRTTRGTEETQALITELINGFDGEKGRDSLGVPLINSCRMEDIWRTQIKHVACLQDPEGVQLNIQTGIKGGLPLPTYRCARSSTSLECFHLHLN; encoded by the coding sequence ATGGGGGAAATGAGCATGGACAAGTCCTCATGTCCGTGCTCACAGCCAGTGAGGGCAAAAGGACTGGGCCCTATGGTCGTTGGCCTCATCAAAAGGTATGCGGATGCTGGAGTCACAACACCTTCCATCCTGTATGTGAACAGGGACTGTTGCGGAGCAAGCCACATTCAGAAGATGTTCGCTGCCTGGCCACAGCTGAAGATAAAGCTGGACATGTGGCACTTCATGAGGCGCATTGCAGTTGGTTGCAACACCGACTCCCACCAGCTGTATGCAACGTTCATGAATCGTCTCAGCCAGTGCATTTTCCAGTACGACCAGGATGACCTAAAATCACTGAAGGATGCAAAACGAAAAGAGCTGGAGGCAAAGCTCATGGGTCCATTAGACGTTGATGTCATGCGTAACATCACTCGGAGTGAGCTGGCCCTGCACTGCCGAAGAACCACACGTGGCACAGAGGAGACCCAGGCTCTGATCACTGAGCTCATCAATGGCTTTGATGGTGAGAAGGGGCGTGACTCCTTGGGTGTGCCTCTGATCAACTCCTGCAGGATGGAGGACATCTGGAGGACACAGATCAAGCATGTGGCCTGCCTGCAAGACCCAGAGGGTGTCCAGTTAAATATCCAGACTGGCATCAAGGGAGGACTTCCCCTGCCCACATACAGATGTGCCAGAAGTTCCACATCACTAGAATGCTTCCATCTTCATCTGAACTGA